The following are from one region of the Geoalkalibacter subterraneus genome:
- a CDS encoding glycosyltransferase, translating into MKICMFTNTYLPHVGGVARSVSAFAEDLRALGHDVMVIAPIFPGVAELKEERHAVLRVPAIQNFNGTDFSVRLPLPGRIHRELDEFQPDIIHSHHPFLLGDAALRTASARELPLVFTHHTLYERYTHYVPFDSPMMQRFAIHLSTRYANLCQLVIAPSESLADLIRRRGVATPCRVVPTGVDVNFLSQGDGQAFRQENHIPGDAFVIGHLGRLAPEKNLAYLARAAAAVVRENADAWFLVAGSGPAADQIKEIFTAQGCDQRLVHVGQLQGDALRNCYAAMDLFVFSSTSETQGLVLVETMASGNPVIALDASGVREVLRDRENGRLLPTDAPESVFSSAIEETLKNPEVIVKYSEQARRTAHEFSRQSTVKRLEEAYRSVLETTPEHNKDADIGGWDAWLRMLKSEWNLVGEKTGAVIKAIRSNETTRTDLK; encoded by the coding sequence ATGAAAATCTGCATGTTCACCAATACCTATCTCCCTCATGTTGGCGGAGTCGCGCGGTCGGTTTCTGCTTTCGCCGAGGATCTGCGCGCTCTTGGGCATGACGTTATGGTGATTGCGCCAATCTTTCCAGGAGTTGCCGAATTAAAGGAAGAAAGGCACGCGGTTCTGCGCGTGCCCGCTATCCAGAATTTCAACGGCACCGATTTTTCCGTCCGGTTGCCGCTGCCGGGGCGCATTCACCGTGAACTTGACGAGTTCCAACCGGACATCATTCACAGCCATCATCCTTTCCTGCTTGGCGATGCGGCACTGCGGACCGCCAGTGCGCGCGAGCTGCCCCTGGTTTTCACGCACCACACCCTTTATGAACGTTATACTCATTACGTGCCTTTCGACAGCCCGATGATGCAGCGTTTCGCCATCCATCTGTCCACCCGTTACGCCAACCTCTGCCAGTTGGTGATCGCCCCCAGTGAGAGTCTCGCCGATCTGATACGGCGCCGTGGCGTCGCGACTCCCTGCCGTGTTGTACCGACCGGGGTCGACGTCAACTTCCTCTCCCAGGGAGACGGACAGGCTTTTCGGCAGGAAAACCATATCCCCGGGGATGCGTTTGTCATTGGTCACCTGGGGCGTCTTGCGCCGGAGAAAAACCTTGCTTATCTTGCGCGAGCTGCTGCAGCCGTTGTCCGCGAAAACGCTGATGCCTGGTTTCTGGTTGCCGGCAGCGGACCCGCTGCCGATCAGATCAAAGAGATCTTTACCGCACAGGGCTGTGATCAGCGGCTTGTCCATGTCGGACAGCTCCAGGGCGACGCGCTGCGCAACTGTTACGCTGCCATGGATCTCTTTGTTTTTTCCTCGACCTCCGAGACCCAGGGGCTGGTTCTGGTGGAAACGATGGCTTCCGGCAACCCAGTAATCGCACTCGATGCCTCAGGGGTGCGGGAAGTTCTCCGTGATCGCGAAAACGGACGCCTGTTGCCGACTGATGCTCCAGAAAGTGTCTTCTCTTCGGCGATCGAAGAAACCCTCAAAAACCCTGAAGTCATTGTGAAGTATAGCGAGCAGGCCAGACGGACGGCACACGAATTCTCCCGTCAATCGACTGTCAAACGCCTTGAAGAAGCCTATCGATCAGTCCTTGAAACGACCCCCGAACATAACAAGGATGCGGATATCGGCGGATGGGATGCATGGCTACGCATGCTTAAATCAGAATGGAACCTGGTGGGCGAAAAGACCGGAGCTGTCATCAAAGCTATCCGCAGTAATGAGACGACCCGTACGGATCTTAAGTGA
- a CDS encoding macro domain-containing protein, whose protein sequence is MSQKIIHGITLENAKGDIANQADIDAVVNAANAQLRTGGGVAGAIHRAAGPGLEQECRKHAPIRPGEAVITGAHDLPNRYVIHCLGPVYGADEPSELLLADCYRNALKLAESNQIKSIAFPALSAGAFGYPKEEAASIAIKTVLEALPDLKYVTHIRFVQFGENDLEIYERILES, encoded by the coding sequence ATGAGTCAAAAGATCATTCATGGCATTACACTCGAAAACGCCAAAGGCGACATTGCCAATCAGGCGGACATAGATGCCGTGGTCAACGCGGCCAATGCTCAGCTGCGCACGGGCGGCGGAGTGGCCGGTGCGATTCACCGTGCTGCCGGTCCCGGGCTGGAACAGGAGTGTCGCAAGCATGCTCCCATTCGCCCCGGTGAGGCGGTGATTACGGGCGCGCACGATCTTCCCAACCGCTATGTCATCCACTGCCTCGGGCCGGTTTACGGGGCCGACGAGCCTTCGGAACTGCTGCTGGCGGATTGCTACCGCAACGCCCTGAAGCTTGCCGAGTCGAATCAAATCAAATCGATTGCTTTTCCTGCGCTTTCAGCCGGCGCTTTCGGCTACCCGAAGGAGGAGGCCGCCTCAATCGCGATCAAAACAGTCCTCGAGGCTCTCCCTGATCTCAAATATGTCACGCACATCCGGTTTGTACAGTTCGGCGAAAATGACCTTGAGATTTATGAAAGGATTCTGGAGTCGTAG
- a CDS encoding mechanosensitive ion channel domain-containing protein, protein MRSSHFNAGLFLSLTLALFIWVAQPNCANAQSEPPTGTNEISQESIEKLLSDLEDPQKLDSLKQDLRTLLEARSQGQPKEPEVKKGGLLGQILSVMSDHLQAANQALAEAGRNMLLIPSLLQDLAVQAKDVNVLKSWGEMTSKVVLSILAGILAQALATRLMARARRKLKDRETYNQGYRILLLVGNTLLDLIPIVAFAAAAYGVLPLLAPQPGTQLAALALINSNVLVRLVLAVARLFLAPESPSLRFISLNDETVHYAYIWIKRIVRLGIYGYFVLEAALLLGLPDVLYQFSMKILGLVITLMAIILILQNRKEVAVWLRGDHLKSDPHEDRQKPDLHPVAEKIQSVGTLRNKLADFWYIIAIMLILGLFGTWILEVEGGLYYVARAIILSLVVLGVTCFLVRMSRRGIDRLFKISKELKKDYPELEARANRYLPLLKYSVKGLLHLVAFFAILQAWGLDTFSWLFSAEGGSFFSSLFTIILILAGAFLFWEIVSVKIERYLAKEREGTTGGKSNARLLTLLPLLKNVIRIVLVLLAGMSVLAHLGLNIAPLLAGAGVIGLAVGFGAQTLVKDVISGAFILIEDSLSVGDWVEAAGHSGTVESLTIRTLTLRDLSGTVHVVPFGEVTTILNYNRDYGYALIDAGVAYREDYGAVIEALQDVAADLRQDATWGVDIIGDLEIFGLNKLADSAVEIRVRLKTLPSRQFSIRRAFLERMKRIFDERGIEIPFPHQTIWFGVDKDGSAPPMRVVRESKTAAADLSDQTLETAARPQQPRPEIQYTSETQASDDVVEEKEQKEAEKEDEKKDNPG, encoded by the coding sequence ATGCGTTCAAGTCACTTCAACGCCGGATTATTTTTGTCTTTGACCCTCGCTCTGTTCATCTGGGTGGCGCAGCCAAATTGCGCCAATGCCCAATCGGAACCGCCGACCGGGACAAATGAAATTTCTCAGGAAAGCATAGAAAAACTGCTGTCTGACCTGGAGGACCCCCAGAAACTCGATTCTCTCAAACAGGATCTGCGAACTCTTCTGGAAGCGCGCAGTCAGGGGCAGCCGAAAGAACCGGAAGTTAAAAAGGGGGGGCTTCTGGGGCAGATTCTGTCGGTCATGTCCGATCACTTGCAGGCGGCTAACCAGGCATTGGCCGAAGCGGGTCGGAATATGCTTCTGATCCCTTCGCTGCTGCAGGATCTTGCCGTTCAGGCCAAGGACGTCAATGTCCTGAAAAGCTGGGGGGAGATGACATCAAAGGTCGTTCTTTCCATTCTGGCGGGCATCCTGGCCCAGGCTCTGGCAACACGCCTGATGGCAAGAGCGCGTCGGAAACTTAAGGACCGCGAGACATACAACCAGGGATACCGAATCCTGCTGCTGGTCGGCAATACACTGCTGGACCTCATTCCCATCGTCGCCTTTGCAGCTGCAGCTTACGGCGTCCTGCCGCTGCTCGCCCCGCAGCCCGGCACACAACTGGCCGCCCTCGCCCTGATCAATTCCAACGTTCTGGTCAGGCTGGTTCTCGCCGTAGCGCGGCTTTTTCTCGCTCCGGAATCTCCCTCTCTGAGGTTCATCTCCCTCAATGACGAGACGGTTCATTATGCCTATATCTGGATCAAACGCATCGTCCGGCTTGGCATCTATGGCTATTTTGTGCTTGAGGCAGCCCTGCTCCTGGGCCTGCCGGATGTCCTCTACCAGTTTTCCATGAAGATCCTGGGACTGGTCATCACCCTTATGGCCATCATCCTGATCCTGCAGAATCGTAAAGAGGTCGCTGTCTGGCTGCGTGGCGATCACCTCAAATCCGACCCCCATGAAGATCGGCAGAAACCTGATCTCCACCCCGTTGCAGAAAAAATCCAATCTGTCGGCACCCTCCGCAACAAATTAGCCGATTTCTGGTACATCATCGCCATCATGCTGATCCTGGGGTTGTTCGGAACCTGGATTCTGGAGGTCGAGGGCGGATTGTATTATGTCGCCCGCGCGATCATCCTGTCACTTGTGGTGCTGGGCGTGACCTGTTTCCTGGTGCGAATGAGCCGTCGCGGCATCGACCGCCTGTTCAAGATCAGTAAAGAACTGAAAAAAGATTATCCTGAACTGGAAGCCAGGGCCAATCGCTACCTGCCGCTGCTTAAATACAGTGTGAAAGGGCTGCTGCACCTTGTCGCCTTTTTCGCTATCCTGCAGGCGTGGGGGCTGGATACATTCAGCTGGCTTTTCAGCGCCGAAGGCGGCTCTTTTTTCTCCTCGCTTTTCACCATCATCCTGATTCTTGCCGGCGCCTTTCTCTTCTGGGAGATCGTCAGCGTCAAAATCGAAAGGTATCTGGCGAAAGAGCGTGAAGGTACAACCGGTGGGAAGAGCAATGCCCGTCTTCTCACCCTGCTGCCCCTGCTCAAAAACGTCATCCGCATTGTGTTGGTGCTTCTTGCCGGCATGAGCGTGCTGGCTCACCTCGGCCTCAATATCGCGCCCCTGCTGGCGGGTGCCGGGGTTATCGGTCTGGCCGTCGGTTTCGGTGCTCAAACGCTGGTCAAGGATGTCATCTCCGGCGCCTTCATTCTGATTGAAGATTCTCTCTCCGTCGGCGACTGGGTCGAGGCCGCCGGGCATTCCGGAACGGTGGAGAGTCTAACCATCCGCACGCTTACTTTACGGGACCTTTCCGGCACGGTTCATGTTGTTCCCTTTGGTGAGGTCACAACCATTCTGAACTACAACCGCGATTATGGTTATGCCCTGATCGACGCCGGAGTCGCCTACCGGGAGGATTACGGCGCCGTCATCGAGGCACTGCAGGATGTGGCGGCCGATCTGCGCCAGGATGCCACCTGGGGGGTAGATATTATCGGCGACCTTGAGATCTTCGGTTTGAACAAACTGGCCGATTCGGCGGTTGAAATCCGTGTCCGACTCAAAACTCTGCCCAGCCGCCAGTTTTCTATTCGGCGGGCTTTCCTGGAGCGGATGAAACGCATTTTCGACGAACGCGGCATTGAAATCCCCTTCCCGCATCAGACCATCTGGTTCGGCGTCGACAAGGACGGTTCAGCTCCTCCCATGCGTGTCGTTCGCGAATCAAAAACCGCTGCGGCCGACCTTTCCGACCAAACCCTGGAGACCGCAGCACGCCCGCAGCAACCGCGACCTGAAATTCAATATACCTCTGAAACCCAGGCATCTGACGATGTGGTTGAAGAAAAAGAGCAAAAGGAAGCGGAGAAAGAGGATGAGAAAAAGGACAATCCCGGTTGA
- a CDS encoding TetR/AcrR family transcriptional regulator, translated as MPLLPCACCLRADRLDLWNRTDPFPGIYIALLGMVTFTCDQIGKRPQTVILVTVFLFQPKLLSNFHLTSLGSTIKVKQAINQTVCFFVEERRMGAKGEKTRQKILEDAAELFHTKGFGATSVRDLLQVTGMTKGSLYFHFSGKDEIGLEYLRQAGERFMAFLDEGLEGPSAVEKLDNFLQQAFAYHRARGFVGGCLFGNTALETSDTAPAFARVTAATFNQWRKKLAVIIEQAQNDGTVCRIRSADELAEFVIAALEGGIMQSRLHKSEAPMRNCVETLRMMLYSDKTDLQPHKPH; from the coding sequence GTGCCTCTGCTGCCTTGCGCCTGTTGTTTGAGGGCAGATCGCCTTGATTTATGGAATCGGACTGACCCATTTCCAGGCATCTATATTGCTCTGCTCGGCATGGTAACTTTTACTTGCGATCAAATAGGGAAAAGACCTCAAACTGTCATCCTGGTGACAGTTTTTTTGTTCCAGCCTAAGTTATTATCAAATTTCCATTTGACTTCTTTGGGGTCCACGATAAAAGTAAAGCAAGCAATAAACCAAACGGTATGTTTTTTTGTGGAGGAAAGAAGAATGGGAGCCAAGGGTGAAAAAACCAGGCAGAAAATTCTGGAAGATGCCGCGGAGCTGTTTCATACCAAAGGTTTTGGCGCAACCAGCGTGAGAGATCTGCTGCAGGTCACCGGCATGACCAAGGGCAGCCTCTATTTTCATTTCAGCGGCAAGGATGAGATTGGGCTGGAGTACCTGCGTCAGGCCGGCGAAAGATTCATGGCTTTTCTTGATGAAGGTCTCGAGGGGCCTTCGGCTGTTGAGAAGCTTGATAACTTTTTGCAGCAAGCTTTCGCTTATCACCGTGCGAGAGGTTTTGTGGGCGGATGCCTGTTTGGCAATACCGCATTGGAGACCAGCGATACGGCGCCCGCATTTGCCAGGGTGACGGCCGCTACGTTTAACCAGTGGCGTAAAAAATTGGCCGTCATTATCGAGCAGGCGCAGAATGACGGTACCGTTTGCAGAATTCGATCTGCCGACGAGCTGGCTGAGTTCGTGATCGCTGCTCTGGAGGGCGGTATCATGCAGTCGCGCCTGCATAAAAGCGAAGCGCCCATGAGAAACTGTGTCGAGACATTACGCATGATGCTCTATAGCGACAAAACGGATTTGCAACCTCATAAACCCCATTGA
- a CDS encoding carboxymuconolactone decarboxylase family protein — protein MTRIHSFDPQKAQQQTAEIFAEIKQAFGMVPNLFRAYANHPPLLEANWVKVKKVMMEGTLSRKAKETIAVLVSKDNGCNYCVAAHETALRSIGVSSEEINAIETDLQQSDFSPKERELIAFARKANISPLSIKDEEVQALRDLGAVDAEIVEALGVMELFVGFNKFLDALQVEIDF, from the coding sequence ATGACCCGTATCCATTCTTTTGATCCACAGAAAGCGCAGCAACAAACTGCGGAGATCTTTGCAGAAATCAAACAGGCCTTTGGCATGGTCCCCAACCTGTTTCGGGCTTACGCCAACCACCCTCCGCTGCTCGAAGCCAACTGGGTGAAAGTGAAGAAGGTGATGATGGAGGGCACCTTGTCGCGCAAAGCCAAAGAAACCATTGCCGTGCTGGTCTCCAAGGACAATGGCTGCAACTACTGCGTGGCCGCTCATGAGACGGCGCTGCGTTCCATCGGCGTTTCCAGCGAGGAAATCAACGCGATTGAAACGGATCTGCAGCAGTCCGACTTCAGCCCTAAAGAGCGTGAACTTATTGCTTTTGCACGCAAGGCGAACATTTCTCCCTTATCGATTAAGGATGAAGAGGTCCAGGCTCTGCGTGATCTGGGTGCCGTGGACGCCGAAATCGTTGAAGCCCTTGGGGTGATGGAACTTTTTGTCGGCTTCAACAAATTCCTCGATGCGCTGCAGGTCGAGATCGATTTCTGA
- a CDS encoding arsenosugar biosynthesis-associated peroxidase-like protein codes for MDTYYDPRDLNLFESIGKDAPELAKKFFDYYGAVFTEGALSEREKALIALAVAHTVQCPYCIDAYTQACLEKGSDLEEMSEAMHVAAAIRGGASLVHGVQMRKIAEKLSL; via the coding sequence ATGGACACCTATTACGATCCCAGGGATTTGAACCTGTTTGAAAGCATTGGCAAGGATGCACCGGAGCTGGCGAAAAAGTTCTTCGATTATTACGGTGCCGTTTTTACCGAGGGCGCCTTGAGCGAGCGCGAGAAGGCTCTGATTGCGCTGGCTGTTGCCCACACGGTGCAGTGTCCGTACTGCATCGATGCCTACACGCAGGCATGTCTGGAAAAGGGTTCGGACCTTGAAGAAATGAGCGAGGCGATGCATGTCGCCGCGGCGATTCGCGGGGGCGCGTCACTGGTGCATGGTGTACAGATGCGCAAGATCGCTGAGAAGTTGTCGCTGTAA
- the arsS gene encoding arsenosugar biosynthesis radical SAM (seleno)protein ArsS (Some members of this family are selenoproteins.), whose amino-acid sequence MQEPKKSAGQEPASGVEHFSCTLKRHDLHFARRRCRILQINTGLLCDLACKHCHLEAGPQRREIMSAETMQEVVAFAHRGNFEMIDVTGGAPELVPGIAGFLSELADCAPHVLLRSNLTALGGKAREELLATLCRHRIALVVSFPSLREAQVEAQRGSGVWEKSLAMLNRLNELGYGRADSGLELHLAVNPGGAFLPANQESMEKRYRRELEKRWGIVFNRLFTLTNAPLGRFKHWLEKSGNYQGYMRKLAESFNPEAVPAVMCREQISVSWDGTVFDCDFHLAAGICQGEKRTQVRDLPGPPPEGTPIATADHCYACTAGAGFT is encoded by the coding sequence ATGCAAGAACCAAAAAAATCCGCTGGGCAGGAACCGGCCTCCGGTGTTGAACATTTCTCCTGCACGCTGAAACGCCATGACCTGCATTTTGCGCGCAGGCGGTGCCGCATCCTGCAGATCAATACCGGCCTGTTATGCGATCTGGCCTGCAAACATTGTCATCTGGAAGCCGGGCCGCAGCGCCGCGAGATCATGAGTGCGGAAACCATGCAGGAGGTGGTGGCTTTTGCACATCGCGGGAACTTTGAAATGATTGACGTGACGGGCGGTGCCCCGGAGCTGGTGCCGGGCATTGCCGGCTTTCTGTCTGAGCTTGCCGACTGCGCCCCCCATGTCCTGCTGCGCTCCAACCTGACCGCCCTTGGCGGCAAGGCGCGCGAAGAACTGCTGGCAACGCTCTGTCGCCATCGAATCGCCCTGGTGGTTTCTTTCCCTTCCCTGCGAGAGGCCCAGGTCGAAGCCCAGCGCGGTTCGGGTGTTTGGGAGAAAAGCCTGGCGATGCTCAACCGCCTCAATGAACTGGGGTATGGCCGTGCTGATTCAGGGCTGGAGCTGCACCTTGCGGTCAACCCCGGGGGTGCTTTTCTTCCCGCCAACCAGGAATCGATGGAAAAGCGTTACCGGCGCGAGCTTGAAAAGCGGTGGGGGATCGTCTTCAACCGCCTGTTTACCCTGACCAACGCACCGCTGGGGCGTTTCAAGCACTGGCTGGAAAAGTCGGGCAATTACCAGGGCTACATGCGCAAACTGGCTGAGTCATTCAATCCGGAGGCCGTTCCCGCTGTCATGTGCCGGGAACAGATCAGCGTCTCCTGGGACGGCACTGTTTTTGACTGCGATTTCCATCTGGCAGCCGGGATCTGCCAGGGCGAAAAGCGCACTCAGGTTCGCGATCTGCCCGGACCACCGCCTGAAGGAACGCCCATCGCCACCGCAGATCACTGCTATGCCTGCACCGCCGGTGCAGGCTTTACCTGA